In Salmo salar chromosome ssa15, Ssal_v3.1, whole genome shotgun sequence, one genomic interval encodes:
- the si:rp71-17i16.5 gene encoding phosphatidylinositol 4,5-bisphosphate 3-kinase catalytic subunit gamma isoform isoform X2: protein MATESNSGQGIREYADFATDTSGASCSENSLEFICELRPGKGLQAGERQEKDLVVVRLPAQCSVHQLRLRICMQTQELNCHPDPLSLLDPEKFILLYPKGEDWYEIFDDCQVLRTLDVPWSRDSRGRQVARIVVSPQPDDTEERQSHHRTLVNLIGHDLDTVAANRLGELSFTRRKLASPRQEELRRRDARAYATEPWTTSAPVPKIQEEQFSRKISVTMHHNDVCFSVKVDINITPEGLIKVFRKIMVDHSLECESGDMVLKVCGREEFLSGDFPFSDSLWVRQCLKSMQALHLSVVPMAQLDEDTVRAEDWPLVDSFTGLSSSHEELALEGKDVDDILMISLWDCNRKFRVKLLGFDIPQPPGKPPQFIHVEASILYGSKVVTSVCSTPKAFADEVLWNEWLEFDILLRNLPRGAKLGLTINACTHDSAATKELKSPSSGLKAPDHQRGKGKLLYFVNLLLIDHRSVLSQGPHTLHMWAYPEMEEEAFTYKADKLSSATNPDVAESMAITFLLDRYSFPVVLPHSTTSPGSCSSPGQSFPSSSPDSSLSDKSLSPIASDPFARSSSSPVTTDRARLRRFREESVQYASNLPQFLRSVDWLKPSSVQDVHWLLSHWEPPDLDVSVALELLSVDFADERVRKLAVQRLESLSNDEMLKYLLQLVQTLKVEPYHDSFLARFLIQRALRSKRIGHFFFWYLRSEVAGCPFFRQRMAVVLEAYLLGCGQAMLSSFISQVQAVEALHEVASVVKRLYPDKTDLPSTAAQRLQELLRTCNLPSDFQVPFDPRIRAGRLLLDRCKVMASKKKPLWLEFSSMDSPCPSGPPVGIIFKQGDDLRQDMLVIQTLVVMDSIWQEKSLDLNLVPYGCISTGYNIGMIEIVRDAVTIAALQRIQGGTTGAFKNDALFEWLKGKCPLQEIHYQAMERFVNSCAGYCVATYVMGIGDRHNDNIMITDQGNLFHIDFGHILGNTKRFLGVSRERVPFVLTPDFLYVMGRIKGQPSLYFQKFRDICTQAYLSLRSHSRLLVTLFSLMLLTGIPELSAAEDMRYLRDALQDDKGEDNARDHFHQQIAKCEELGWTVQANWWIHMLAGIK, encoded by the exons ATGGCTACTGAATCGAACTCTGGTCAAGGCATCAGGGAATATGCAGATTTTGCAACAGATACGTCTGGAGCCAGCTGCTCTGAGAACAGCCTGGAGTTCATCTGTGAGTTACGCCCAGGTAAGGGCCTCCAGGCTGGGGAGAGGCAAGAGAAAGACCTGGTAGTGGTGAGGCTACCAGCACAATGCAGTGTACATCAGCTACGTCTTCGTATCTGCATGCAAACTCAAGAGCTGAACTGCCATCCCGATCCATTAAGCCTGTTGGACCCTGAAAAGTTCATACTGCTTTACCCCAAGGGAGAGGACTGGTATGAGATCTTTGACGACTGCCAGGTTCTCCGGACTCTGGATGTACCATGGTCACGTGACTCCCGGGGACGACAGGTAGCTCGCATAGTGGTGTCGCCTCAGCCAGATGAcacagaggagaggcagagcCACCACCGTACCCTGGTCAACCTGATTGGCCATGACCTGGATACAGTAGCAGCAAATAGGCTCGGTGAGCTCAGCTTCACACGCAGGAAGCTGGCTTCTCCCCGCCAGGAAGAGCTAAGAAGGCGGGATGCCAGGGCCTATGCAACAGAGCCATGGACCACCTCAGCCCCCGTCCCAAAAATCCAGGAGGAACAGTTCAGCCGAAAGATATCAGTCACCATGCATCACAATGACGTGTGCTTCAGTGTAAAGGTGGATATTAATATAACACCTGAAGGTCTCATAAAAGTCTTCCGAAAAATCATGGTAGACCATTCTCTGGAATGTGAGTCTGGTGACATGGTTCTCAAGGTCTGTGGCAGGGAGGAGTTCCTCTCTGGAGACTTCCCTTTCTCTGACTCCCTGTGGGTACGGCAGTGTCTGAAGTCCATGCAGGCGCTCCATCTGTCTGTGGTCCCCATGGCGCAGCTTGATGAGGACACTGTGAGGGCCGAAGACTGGCCCCTTGTGGACAGCTTCACTGGGCTTTCCAGCTCCCACGAGGAGCTGGCCCTGGAGGGAAAGGATGTGGACGACATCCTCATGATTTCACTCTGGGACTGTAACCGAAAGTTCAGAGTGAAGCTCCTGGGCTTCGACATACCCCAACCCCCTGGCAAGCCTCCTCAGTTCATCCACGTGGAGGCCTCTATCCTCTACGGGAGCAAGGTGGTAACCTCTGTTTGTTCCACACCCAAGGCCTTTGCTGATGAAGTTCTGTGGAACGAGTGGTTGGAGTTTGATATCCTCCTCAGGAATCTTCCCCGTGGAGCTAAGCTGGGCCTGACCATCAATGCTTGCACCCATGATAGTGCCGCAACAAAGGAATTAAAGTCCCCATCCTCTGGTCTTAAAGCTCCAGACCACCAGAGAGGGAAGGGAAAGCTGCTGTACTTTGTGAATCTCCTTCTGATAGACCACAGGTCCGTCCTTAGCCAAGGGCCACACACCCTTCACATGTGGGCCTATCCCGAGATGGAGGAAGAGGCTTTTACCTATAAGGCGGATAAGCTCTCCTCTGCCACCAACCCAGACGTGGCAGAATCCATGGCTATCACCTTCCTCCTGGACCGCTACAGTTTCCCTGTGGTTCTCCCTCACAGCACAACCTCCCCTGGATCctgctcctctcctggtcagtctttCCCCTCATCCTCACCCGACTCCAGCTTATCTGATAAAAGCCTGTCTCCCATCGCGAGCGACCCGTTTGCCAGATCCTCCTCGTCCCCAGTGACCACAGACAGGGCCCGTCTGAGGAGGTTCAGGGAGGAGAGTGTCCAGTATGCCTCCAACCTCCCCCAGTTCCTGCGCAGCGTAGACTGGCTAAAACCCAGCTCTGTGCAGGATGTCCACTGGCTGCTGAGTCACTGGGAACCCCCAGACCTGGATGTCTCCGTGGCCCTGGAGCTGCTCAGTGTGGACTTTGCTGATGAGAGGGTCAGGAAGCTGGCTgtccagagactggagagcttgTCTAATGATGAGATGCTGAAGTATCTGCTGCAGCTGGTGCAG ACTCTCAAAGTGGAGCCTTACCATGACAGCTTCCTGGCTAGATTCCTCATCCAAAGAGCTCTCAGA AGCAAGAGAATTGGCCACTTCTTCTTCTGGTACCTGCGCAGTGAGGTAGCGGGCTGCCCGTTCTTCCGCCAGCGTATGGCTGTGGTGCTAGAGGCCTACCTGCTGGGCTGTGGCCAGGCCATGCTGAGCAGTTTCATCAGTCAGGTGCAGGCTGTGGAGGCACTACATGAGGTGGCCAGTGTGGTCAAGAGACTCTACCCTGACAAGACGGACCTCCCATCCACAG CTGCCCAGAGGCTTCAGGAGCTCCTGAGGACATGTAATCTCCCATCAGACTTCCAAGTGCCCTTTGACCCACGCATCAGAGCAGGCAGACTCCTG CTGGACAGGTGCAAGGTTATGGCCTCCAAGAAGAAGCCTCTGTGGCTTGAGTTTTCCTCCATGGACTCTCCATGCCCCTCTGGTCCCCCTGTAGGCATCATCTTCAAACAAGGGGATGACCTCCGACAGGACATGCTGGTGATTCAG ACACTGGTGGTGATGGATTCTATATGGCAGGAGAAATCACTGGATCTGAATCTTGTGCCCTATGGCtgcatctctacaggatacaataTAG GCATGATAGAGATTGTGAGAGATGCCGTCACCATCGCTGCCCTGCAGAGGATCCAAGGAGGCACAACAGGAGCCTTCAAGAACGATGCCCTGTTTGAGTGGCTCAAGGGCAAGTGTCCACTCCAAGAGATT CACTATCAGGCTATGGAGAGGTTTGTTAACTCTTGTGCTGGATACTGCGTAGCCACGTATGTGATGGGGATAGGGGACCGCCACAATGACAACATCATGATTACAGACCAAG GGAATCTGTTTCACATTGACTTTGGCCACATCCTGGGGAACACCAAACGGTTCCTGGGGGTTAGCAGGGAGAGGGTCCCCTTTGTCCTCACTCCTGACTTCCTCTACGTCATGGGCAGGATCAAAGGTCAACCCAGTCTCTACTTCCAGAAGTTCAGG GACATATGTACCCAGGCCTACCTGTCCCTGCGCTCCCACTCTCGCCTGCTGGTGACCCTCTTCTCCCTCATGCTCTTGACGGGGATCCCTGAGCTCAGCGCTGCAGAGGACATGCGCTACCTCCGGGACGCACTGCAGGACGACAAGGGGGAGGACAACGCACGGGACCACTTCCACCAGCAGATAGCAAAGTGCGAGGAACTGGGCTGGACGGTGCAGGCCAACTGGTGGATCCACATGTTGGCTGGCATTAAGTAG
- the si:rp71-17i16.6 gene encoding uncharacterized protein si:rp71-17i16.6: MSTQGIETDVLGPSHSLSEPNTGAGTEQDYCLYLHRLFGKETAEYFLNPSPVHTSSPTWYTQLMKNMGDEVSAEALWDTLREHSTRRLRDLEEEEESESLELVKVSVDQDGQRERGHLRHLAGVRYMFNLAQLHQAYSAHVLYLNNPALLLDDLEELEGPHSYLRISQINR, encoded by the exons ATGAGCACACAGGGTATTGAGACAGATGTTCTGGGGCCCAGTCACAGCCTGTCTGAACCAAACACTGGGGCTGGAACTGAACAGGACTACTGCCTCTACCTGCACAG GCTCTTCGGGAAGGAGACAGCTGAGTACTTCCTCAACCCATCTCCTGTCCACACTTCCTCACCCACCTGGTACACACAACTGATGAAGAACATGGGAG ATGAGGTGAGTGCTGAGGCCCTGTGGGACACCTTGAGAGAACACTCCACCAGACGACTCAGAGacctagaggaggaggaggaatctgAGTCTCTTGAG TTGGTGAAAGTCTCTGTGGAccaggatggacagagagagcggGGTCACCTACGGCACCTGGCAGGGGTCAGGTATATGTTCAACCTGGCCCAGCTCCACCAGGCTTACTCTGCCCATGTTCTCTACCTCAACAATCCAGCTCTGCTCCTAGATGACCTGGAGGAGCTTGAGGGACCACATAGTTACCTACGTATCTCACAAATAAACAGGTGA
- the si:rp71-17i16.5 gene encoding phosphatidylinositol 4,5-bisphosphate 3-kinase catalytic subunit gamma isoform isoform X1, which yields MRKYPRITEGEILFKYVHTESVIHCCCGEGQICSGDLMATESNSGQGIREYADFATDTSGASCSENSLEFICELRPGKGLQAGERQEKDLVVVRLPAQCSVHQLRLRICMQTQELNCHPDPLSLLDPEKFILLYPKGEDWYEIFDDCQVLRTLDVPWSRDSRGRQVARIVVSPQPDDTEERQSHHRTLVNLIGHDLDTVAANRLGELSFTRRKLASPRQEELRRRDARAYATEPWTTSAPVPKIQEEQFSRKISVTMHHNDVCFSVKVDINITPEGLIKVFRKIMVDHSLECESGDMVLKVCGREEFLSGDFPFSDSLWVRQCLKSMQALHLSVVPMAQLDEDTVRAEDWPLVDSFTGLSSSHEELALEGKDVDDILMISLWDCNRKFRVKLLGFDIPQPPGKPPQFIHVEASILYGSKVVTSVCSTPKAFADEVLWNEWLEFDILLRNLPRGAKLGLTINACTHDSAATKELKSPSSGLKAPDHQRGKGKLLYFVNLLLIDHRSVLSQGPHTLHMWAYPEMEEEAFTYKADKLSSATNPDVAESMAITFLLDRYSFPVVLPHSTTSPGSCSSPGQSFPSSSPDSSLSDKSLSPIASDPFARSSSSPVTTDRARLRRFREESVQYASNLPQFLRSVDWLKPSSVQDVHWLLSHWEPPDLDVSVALELLSVDFADERVRKLAVQRLESLSNDEMLKYLLQLVQTLKVEPYHDSFLARFLIQRALRSKRIGHFFFWYLRSEVAGCPFFRQRMAVVLEAYLLGCGQAMLSSFISQVQAVEALHEVASVVKRLYPDKTDLPSTAAQRLQELLRTCNLPSDFQVPFDPRIRAGRLLLDRCKVMASKKKPLWLEFSSMDSPCPSGPPVGIIFKQGDDLRQDMLVIQTLVVMDSIWQEKSLDLNLVPYGCISTGYNIGMIEIVRDAVTIAALQRIQGGTTGAFKNDALFEWLKGKCPLQEIHYQAMERFVNSCAGYCVATYVMGIGDRHNDNIMITDQGNLFHIDFGHILGNTKRFLGVSRERVPFVLTPDFLYVMGRIKGQPSLYFQKFRDICTQAYLSLRSHSRLLVTLFSLMLLTGIPELSAAEDMRYLRDALQDDKGEDNARDHFHQQIAKCEELGWTVQANWWIHMLAGIK from the exons ATGCGGAAGTATCCAAGAATTACAGAAGGGGAAATTTTATTTAAGTACGTACACACGGAGTCAGTCATTCATTGTTGCTGTGGTGAAGGACAAATCTGTTCAG GAGATTTAATGGCTACTGAATCGAACTCTGGTCAAGGCATCAGGGAATATGCAGATTTTGCAACAGATACGTCTGGAGCCAGCTGCTCTGAGAACAGCCTGGAGTTCATCTGTGAGTTACGCCCAGGTAAGGGCCTCCAGGCTGGGGAGAGGCAAGAGAAAGACCTGGTAGTGGTGAGGCTACCAGCACAATGCAGTGTACATCAGCTACGTCTTCGTATCTGCATGCAAACTCAAGAGCTGAACTGCCATCCCGATCCATTAAGCCTGTTGGACCCTGAAAAGTTCATACTGCTTTACCCCAAGGGAGAGGACTGGTATGAGATCTTTGACGACTGCCAGGTTCTCCGGACTCTGGATGTACCATGGTCACGTGACTCCCGGGGACGACAGGTAGCTCGCATAGTGGTGTCGCCTCAGCCAGATGAcacagaggagaggcagagcCACCACCGTACCCTGGTCAACCTGATTGGCCATGACCTGGATACAGTAGCAGCAAATAGGCTCGGTGAGCTCAGCTTCACACGCAGGAAGCTGGCTTCTCCCCGCCAGGAAGAGCTAAGAAGGCGGGATGCCAGGGCCTATGCAACAGAGCCATGGACCACCTCAGCCCCCGTCCCAAAAATCCAGGAGGAACAGTTCAGCCGAAAGATATCAGTCACCATGCATCACAATGACGTGTGCTTCAGTGTAAAGGTGGATATTAATATAACACCTGAAGGTCTCATAAAAGTCTTCCGAAAAATCATGGTAGACCATTCTCTGGAATGTGAGTCTGGTGACATGGTTCTCAAGGTCTGTGGCAGGGAGGAGTTCCTCTCTGGAGACTTCCCTTTCTCTGACTCCCTGTGGGTACGGCAGTGTCTGAAGTCCATGCAGGCGCTCCATCTGTCTGTGGTCCCCATGGCGCAGCTTGATGAGGACACTGTGAGGGCCGAAGACTGGCCCCTTGTGGACAGCTTCACTGGGCTTTCCAGCTCCCACGAGGAGCTGGCCCTGGAGGGAAAGGATGTGGACGACATCCTCATGATTTCACTCTGGGACTGTAACCGAAAGTTCAGAGTGAAGCTCCTGGGCTTCGACATACCCCAACCCCCTGGCAAGCCTCCTCAGTTCATCCACGTGGAGGCCTCTATCCTCTACGGGAGCAAGGTGGTAACCTCTGTTTGTTCCACACCCAAGGCCTTTGCTGATGAAGTTCTGTGGAACGAGTGGTTGGAGTTTGATATCCTCCTCAGGAATCTTCCCCGTGGAGCTAAGCTGGGCCTGACCATCAATGCTTGCACCCATGATAGTGCCGCAACAAAGGAATTAAAGTCCCCATCCTCTGGTCTTAAAGCTCCAGACCACCAGAGAGGGAAGGGAAAGCTGCTGTACTTTGTGAATCTCCTTCTGATAGACCACAGGTCCGTCCTTAGCCAAGGGCCACACACCCTTCACATGTGGGCCTATCCCGAGATGGAGGAAGAGGCTTTTACCTATAAGGCGGATAAGCTCTCCTCTGCCACCAACCCAGACGTGGCAGAATCCATGGCTATCACCTTCCTCCTGGACCGCTACAGTTTCCCTGTGGTTCTCCCTCACAGCACAACCTCCCCTGGATCctgctcctctcctggtcagtctttCCCCTCATCCTCACCCGACTCCAGCTTATCTGATAAAAGCCTGTCTCCCATCGCGAGCGACCCGTTTGCCAGATCCTCCTCGTCCCCAGTGACCACAGACAGGGCCCGTCTGAGGAGGTTCAGGGAGGAGAGTGTCCAGTATGCCTCCAACCTCCCCCAGTTCCTGCGCAGCGTAGACTGGCTAAAACCCAGCTCTGTGCAGGATGTCCACTGGCTGCTGAGTCACTGGGAACCCCCAGACCTGGATGTCTCCGTGGCCCTGGAGCTGCTCAGTGTGGACTTTGCTGATGAGAGGGTCAGGAAGCTGGCTgtccagagactggagagcttgTCTAATGATGAGATGCTGAAGTATCTGCTGCAGCTGGTGCAG ACTCTCAAAGTGGAGCCTTACCATGACAGCTTCCTGGCTAGATTCCTCATCCAAAGAGCTCTCAGA AGCAAGAGAATTGGCCACTTCTTCTTCTGGTACCTGCGCAGTGAGGTAGCGGGCTGCCCGTTCTTCCGCCAGCGTATGGCTGTGGTGCTAGAGGCCTACCTGCTGGGCTGTGGCCAGGCCATGCTGAGCAGTTTCATCAGTCAGGTGCAGGCTGTGGAGGCACTACATGAGGTGGCCAGTGTGGTCAAGAGACTCTACCCTGACAAGACGGACCTCCCATCCACAG CTGCCCAGAGGCTTCAGGAGCTCCTGAGGACATGTAATCTCCCATCAGACTTCCAAGTGCCCTTTGACCCACGCATCAGAGCAGGCAGACTCCTG CTGGACAGGTGCAAGGTTATGGCCTCCAAGAAGAAGCCTCTGTGGCTTGAGTTTTCCTCCATGGACTCTCCATGCCCCTCTGGTCCCCCTGTAGGCATCATCTTCAAACAAGGGGATGACCTCCGACAGGACATGCTGGTGATTCAG ACACTGGTGGTGATGGATTCTATATGGCAGGAGAAATCACTGGATCTGAATCTTGTGCCCTATGGCtgcatctctacaggatacaataTAG GCATGATAGAGATTGTGAGAGATGCCGTCACCATCGCTGCCCTGCAGAGGATCCAAGGAGGCACAACAGGAGCCTTCAAGAACGATGCCCTGTTTGAGTGGCTCAAGGGCAAGTGTCCACTCCAAGAGATT CACTATCAGGCTATGGAGAGGTTTGTTAACTCTTGTGCTGGATACTGCGTAGCCACGTATGTGATGGGGATAGGGGACCGCCACAATGACAACATCATGATTACAGACCAAG GGAATCTGTTTCACATTGACTTTGGCCACATCCTGGGGAACACCAAACGGTTCCTGGGGGTTAGCAGGGAGAGGGTCCCCTTTGTCCTCACTCCTGACTTCCTCTACGTCATGGGCAGGATCAAAGGTCAACCCAGTCTCTACTTCCAGAAGTTCAGG GACATATGTACCCAGGCCTACCTGTCCCTGCGCTCCCACTCTCGCCTGCTGGTGACCCTCTTCTCCCTCATGCTCTTGACGGGGATCCCTGAGCTCAGCGCTGCAGAGGACATGCGCTACCTCCGGGACGCACTGCAGGACGACAAGGGGGAGGACAACGCACGGGACCACTTCCACCAGCAGATAGCAAAGTGCGAGGAACTGGGCTGGACGGTGCAGGCCAACTGGTGGATCCACATGTTGGCTGGCATTAAGTAG